The Thiorhodovibrio litoralis genome includes a window with the following:
- a CDS encoding YraN family protein: protein MNAQHARAPAPSSAEDSSGTDVQARSKAGKSYEARARAYLQAQGLEWIASNHRCRFGEIDLIMRDCQVLAFIEVRFRRSQHYGGASASVDARKQRRLITAARHYLSRHPTDNPCRFDVVAIDGQEHIRWIKGAFDASEP from the coding sequence ATGAATGCCCAGCACGCGCGTGCGCCTGCACCTTCCTCCGCGGAGGACTCGTCGGGAACTGACGTCCAAGCCCGGTCAAAAGCTGGGAAAAGTTACGAAGCCCGCGCACGCGCCTACCTCCAAGCCCAGGGACTCGAATGGATCGCATCCAATCATCGTTGCCGTTTCGGGGAAATCGATCTCATCATGCGCGACTGCCAGGTGCTCGCATTCATCGAGGTACGCTTTCGCCGATCGCAGCACTACGGCGGCGCAAGTGCGAGCGTGGATGCCCGCAAACAGCGCCGGCTGATCACCGCCGCGCGCCATTACCTGAGCCGCCATCCAACTGACAACCCCTGCCGCTTCGATGTCGTTGCAATCGACGGCCAGGAACACATCCGCTGGATCAAGGGAGCGTTCG